The DNA region GCGCAATCCGAACGAGCTGATCCTGAACCGGTAGGACGCCGGGCGCAGCCGCTCAACGGCCGGCGAGAACCCCAGCCAACTCGTCCAGCGCCGGATCGCCGCCCGGCACCAGCAGCGCCATGTTGCGGGCCGCCGACTCCGCGCTGCCGCCCGGCCGCGGCATGAAGCCGGCGGCGGCGAAAAGCCGGTCCTGCTGGACACGCTCGGCCTCCAGCTCCGCGGCCTTCATGCGGCGGTAGAATCCGTCGTCCTCACCCTTGGCGCGGCGGCGCAGGGCCCGCAAGGGGCGCACGACCTCCTCCCGCCAGCCGGAAATCGCCGAATCGATGCGGGCAAGCTCGGCCTCGGAGAGGCGGACGCCGCACTCCAGCCCCGCCCAGGCGGCGAACAGCAGCATATTGACGTCCACGCCGCGCCGGTCCTGCAGGAACAGGCAAAGGGCCGGAACCCCCGGCCGCCCGTAGACGGCCAGGGAGAAGTCCCAGAACGGGTTCACCGTCCCGCTCAATCGCCGAAGCTGATGTTCAGGCCGCGGGCGGTCTTGACCAGCGCCCCGTCCAGCTCGACGCAGGAGTAATGCTCGATCGCCTCGGTTATCGGCACGTCGATGACGCTGCGATTCGACCAGGCGACCATGCGGTTGAACTTGCCCTCCGCGATCAGGTCGACGGCATGGACACCGAAGGCGGAGGCGATCAGCCGGTCGCGCGGGCTGGGCATGCTGCCGCGCTGGACATGGCCCAGAACGGTGACGCGTGTCTCGGCACCGGTGGCGTCGGAGATCTTCTCGCCGATATAGTCGCCGATGCCGCCATAGCGCTTCTCGCCGCCCTGCAGCACCTTCTTGACCCCGGTGCCCTCCAGCGTCTTCACCGCCTCCGACACCACGACAAGGGCGAAGTTGCGGCCCGAGCTGCGGACCTCCTGGATCTTCGCCGCGATGTTCTCGATGGTGTAGGGGATTTCCGGGATCAGGATCACGTCGGCCCCGCCGGCGATGCCGGCCGCCAGGGCGATATGGCCGGCGTCGCGGCCCATCACCTCCAGCACCATGACGCGGTGGTGGCTGGCGGCGGTGGGCTGCAGGCGGTCGAGCGCCTCCACCGCCACGGCGACGGCGGTGTCGTAGCCGACCGACACCTCGGTCTTGCCCAGGTCGTTGTCGATGGTCTTGGGCACGCCCACCATCGGGAAGCCGCCCTTCTGTGCAAGCTTGTGCAGGATGGCGAAGCTTCCGTCGCCGCCGATGCCGATCAGGGCGTCCAGGCCGAGTTCGCGGTATCCGCCGATGATCTCGTCCGAGCGGTCCTTCAGCGTGCCGTCGGGCATCGGATAGGCAAAGGGATCGCCGCGGTTGGTCGTGCCCAGGATGGTGCCGCCCTGACGCATCATGTGGCCGTCGACGGAGCTCAGGTCGAGCGTCTGGTATTGCACCGGGCGCTGCAGCAGGCCCTGGGTGCCTTCCTTGATGCCCAGCACCTGCCAGCCATAGCCGGTGGCGCGGTGGACCACCGCACGGATGACGGCGTTCAGTCCGGCGCAGTCGCCGCCGCTGGTCAGGATGCCGATGCGCTTGCCGGCTTTCGTTGGGGCAGTCATTGAGGGGTTCCCGTCCCGTTCGCCTGTTTGTTGAAATGGAGGACCATGTTACCGGAACAGACATTTCCCGCAATCATTGCCCGCATCCGCAAAGGTGGGATGGCTCGGCCGGAGGGTCGGCGCGTTCCTCATGCCAAACGACAAAACCGGTGGTTTGACCGTGCCGTTCCGTGCGAAATCTGGTATAGTCCAGCCCGCCCAGCCAAGGGCCACCCGCAAGAGCACCCCCGAACCACCCGGGGCAACGGCCACTTCCCACGGGCGCGATGAACGAGCAAGAGATTTTGAAGGAAAAGCTGGCGAGCTTGCGCAGCGAGCACCGCGACCTGGACGATGTCATCGCCCGGCTCGCCGAACGCGCGCCCTACGACCAGCTGCAGATGCAGCGTCTGAAGAAGCGCAAGCTGATGCTGAAGGACCAGATCACGGTCCTGGAAAGCCGGCTTCTGCCGGATATCATTGCTTAGAGGGAATTGGGCTTAGAGGAAATTGGGCTTAGAGGGAATTGGCCGAACGCAGGACGCGACTACGGGCGTCGTCCCCGCGAAGGCGGGGAGACGGCCATGGTCACGAGGCGGATCCTTCACCCTTTCTTCGGCACCGTGAAGAACTGGATGCCCATCTGGAAGCTGCGGGCGATGTTCTCCGCCTTGCCGATCAGGAAGTTTGCGCCTTCGGGCGGGAAAAGTTCGTGGGCGGTCTCGCGGAACAGGCCGAGCCAGCGTTCGAAATGCTTCGGCTCCAGCCCCAGCGAGATGTGGACCGGCATCGGGCGCCCGTCATAGCGCTGGGTCAGCAGGGCGATGGACGACCAGAAATCCATCATCTTGCGCAGATGCGGTTCCCAATCGGTGATGGCCCGGCCGAAGATGGGCCCCAGCACCTCATCCTTCATGATCTTGCCATAGAAGGTCCGCACGAGCGTCTCGATCGACGCCTCGTCGATGCCGACGGCTGCCATCCGTTCCTGCGCCATTGCGGTGCGGATATCGCGGTGCTCGTTGCGCTGGTCGTCGCTGGGAACGGTGTCGGTCATGCGGCGGGTCCGGTCCGAAATTGCCTAGGGTCTATCCTGATCATATAGCACGGCACCATAGGTGGAACCATGTGCCGCCGGAAGGGCCGGGATGTCGCAGAGAAGGGGCGGATTCGCCATGCGGTCTGCCATGGAACGGCGCCGGCTCTGGACAGCGGCCCGACTCCACCTATAATGCGCCGCTTTCCGGACCTTTAGGGAAGCGCCAAGCTGTGTCCGCCGAACACTCTCCGAACAGCGCCGTTCCGGCCAACGACATCGCGGCCGACGGCGTTCTGCCGCTGGTCGGCATCATCATGGGCAGCCAGTCGGACTGGACCACCATGAAGCACGCCGCCGACACCCTCGCCGCGCTGGGCATCCCGCACGAGGTCCGCATTGTTTCCGCCCACCGCACGCCCCATCGGCTGGTCGAGTATGCCACCACCGCCAAGGCGCGCGGGTTGAAGGTGGTGATCGCCGGCGCCGGCGGGGCCGCCCATCTGCCGGGCATGGCCGCGTCGATGACGCCGCTGCCGGTCTTCGGCGTTCCGGTCGAAAGCCACGCGCTGAAGGGCATGGACAGCCTGCTGTCGATCGTGCAGATGCCGGGCGGCGTCCCGGTCGGCACGCTGGCCATCGGCAAGGCCGGCGCCATCAACGCCGCCCTGCTGGCCGGCTCGGTCATCGCGCTGATGGACCCGGCGGTGGCCGAGGCGCTGGACGGCTGGCGCGCGCGCCAGACCGCGGCGGTTGCCGACGTCCCCGTCGATGATCCGACCTGACAGCGAGAAGGCCGCAACGCCATGACCGGCAATCAAAGGGGCGCCGCCCTGCCCCGTCTCGCCCCCGGTTCCACCATCGGCATGCTGGGTGCCGGGCAGCTCGGCCGGATGACGGCGCTGGCCGCCGCCCGGCTGGGCTACAAGACCCATGTCTATGCTCCCGATGCGGCGGACAGCCCGGCGGCGCAGGTCAGCGCCGCGGCGACCGTCGCCGGTTGGGACGATCTGGACGCGCTCGAACGTTTCGCCCGCTCCGTCGACGTGGTGACGCTGGAGTGGGAGAATGTCCCCGTGGCGACGGCGGAGCATCTGCGCCGCTTCACCAACCTGCATCCCGGCCCCGGCGTGCTGTCGGTGGCGCAGGACCGCATCGCGGAAAAGAGCTTCGTCAACCGGCTGGGCATCGCGACCGCGCCTTGGCGCGCCGCGAACGGTGCCGACGAGGTCGCCCGTGCGGTGGCGGAGATCGGACCGCGCTGCGTCCTGAAATCCACCCGTCTCGGCTATGACGGCAAGGGGCAGGCGCGGCTGGAGGCCGGCAGCGACCCGGCGGCGGCGTGGAGCGCCATCGGCGGCGGAAAGCCCGGCGTCGAGGGCATCGTCGAGGGCTTCGTAACCTTCGCCTGCGAGGTATCGGTGATCGTCGCCCGCGGCGCCGACAGCGCGATGGTCGCCTATCCGGCGGTGGAGAACCGGCACAAGGACGGCATCCTCGACGTCACCGTCGCCCCCGCCTCCCCCGACAGGGTTTCGGCGGCGACGGCGGCGGAAGCGGACCGCATCGCCCGGCGCATCGCCGAAGCGCTGGACCTCGTCGGCGTCCTGGCGGTGGAGATGTTCGTCACCGCCGACGGCGCGGTCCTCGTCAACGAGATGGCGCCTCGCCCGCACAATTCCGGCCACTGGACCATGGATGCCTGCGCCACCTGCCAGTTCGAGCAGCTGGTGCGCGCGGTCTGCGGCCTGCCGTTGGGGTCGGTGGAGCGCGTCGCCGATGCCGAGATGACCAACCTGATCGGCGACGACGTGTTGCGCTGGCCGGAGCTCCTGGCGGAACCCGGCGCCCGCCTGCATCTGTACGGCAAGGCGGAAGCCCGACCGGGCCGGAAGATGGGCCATGTCAACCGGCTGTTCCCGCGCCGCTGATACCGCCGCCACCTGATCAGGCCAAGGCCCCGCGACCGCATGGTCGGCGGGGCCTTTTTGTTTGCATGTCCAAGGAGCAGCAAATCGCCGCCCAGGCCGGATGATATGCACGCCAAGGATGTCACAAATTGTCGCGTCTCCACCCACCGAAGGTCATCGGCCGCCGCGGCGCTTTCAACCCATGTCGACATTGGTTACTCTAAGTCACATTCACGCCGAAACTATCTAAACTTTGATGCAATTTGCAACCGCATGACGACACCCCTGGCGCAGGACACTGTAGGACGCACCACCCCGGTGATCGGCCCGGTCGGGAACCCGGCGGCCGGCACCCTCGGGCCGCGCCGGCCTCAGTCGAGCCGTGACCGGGACCGCTTCGTCGGATTCGCCTTCGCCGCCGCCGATCTGCTGATCGAGACGGATGCGCTGGGCAACATCCTGTTTTCCGCCGGCGCCCGCTGCCGCCTGACCAAGGGCGAGGTCGGCGGTCTGGTGGGCACCAACCTGATGGAGGTGGTGGCTCCCGGCGACCGCAAATACGTCCATGTCCTGTTCGAACGCATCCGGGAGAAGGCGCGGATCAAGCCGTCGCGCGTTCTGTTCCAGGCCTGCGACGGGCAGCAGTTCCCGGCCCTTCTGGGCGGCTGCCGGCTCGATTCCTGTCCGGGGTCGCTGTTCCTGACCGTTCTGCTGACGGTGCCGCCGCGAACCGGCTCCGCCGGACCTGCGATGCAGGGCGAGCTGCTCGACCAGACCGGCTTCGCCGGCATCCTGGAGGAGCGGCTCCTCGCGGCCCGCGAGAGGGGGGCGGACCAGGGGCTGACGCTGCTGCTGGTCGAAGGGCTGCAGGCAATGGTCGAGGCCATGCCGGAGGGCGCGGCGGCCGAGGTGCGCGACGGCATCGATGCCTATCTTCGCGGCATCTCCACCGACGGCGACAGCGCGGGCCAGTTGGGCGGCGACCGCTACGGCATCGTCCATGCCGCGGACATCGACGGGCGCGAGGTGCAGTGCCACATCGCCCAGATCATCGAGGCGGCGGGCGGCGCCCTGCCCGGCGGCATCCGATCCTGGACCCTCGACATGGCCGACGACCGGCTGGACCCCGCCGACGCCGCCCGCGCCCTGGTCTATACCGTGCAGGCCTTCGCGGCCGCCCAGGGCGGCGAGTTCACCATCTCCAGCCTGGAGGACGGGGCGAACCGCCTGATGGCCGGTGCGGTGGAGCGGATCGGACAGCTGCGCGCCACCATCGACAACCGCGATTTCATCGTCGTCTTTCAGCCCATTGTCGACATCGCCACCGGCGCCGTCCACCACCTGGAGGCGCTGACCCGCGTGGATGGGGCGAGTTCGCCGGCCGACTTCATCACCTTCGCCGAGGATGTCGGACTGATCTATGATTTCGACCTGCTGCTGACCCGGACGGTGCTCGACACGCTGAAGGAGTTCCGCAAGGAGCCGAAGCTGCCGGACGTGGCGATCAACCTGTCGGCCAAGACGCTGATGAGCCCGATCTTCCTCAAGCAGTTCCAGTCGGTCGTCGCCCCCTATGGCGATCTGGCCGCGAAGCTTCTGATCGAGGTGACGGAAACCGTGGTCGTCACCGACATCGCCAAACTGAACGGCGTGTTGCAGAAGCTGCGCGAGGTCGGGTTCCGCATCTGTCTCGACGATGTCGGGGCGGGATCGACCAGCTTCCAGTCGCTCTACGGCATCCAGGCCGACTATGCCAAGATCGACGGAAAGTTCGTCCGCGGCGCGGCCGACAACCCGCGCGACATGGCGATGCTACGCTCCATGGTGGACGTCTGCCGCCAATTGGGGCTGAAGCTGATCGGCGAGCAGGTGGAGGAAACAGTTCACGCGGAACTGCTGACCAATCTCGGCGTGTCTTTGGCCCAGGGTTTTCTGTTCAGCCGGCCGTCGCGCGATTTCGCCTACTTCGCCAAGGACTGGTCGCGGGTGCGCAGCGGCGGCAGGATCCTGCTGAAAGGGTGACTTCCTGAAAGGGTGACTTCGGCGGTCATTGGCGACGACCGCCGAAGGCCGCACCGGCAGAGTGGTGCCTCAGGCCGGGAGCGGAAGCCGGCAACCGGGGCCGCTGTCCAGAATGTCCATTCCCGCGATGCTGTGGATCTGTTCGAGACGGCGGCGGGCGGCGTCCAGAAGTTCCCGGTTGCGGGCGCGCATATCGTTGCCGGTATAGCCGTCGCGCAGCCGCATACGACGCAGCAGATCTTCCGCCTGATCCAGCGATTTCATGATGCTTACCGCAGTATTGGCGTCCATCGTCATCCTCATCTTCCCGTAACCGCCCCTGAAGTTCGCGGCTGTATCCGTTACGACGGGTGAAACAGTAATCACCTCAACTTGCGGGCGGATAGAGGATATTTGGTCGCACGCCGGGAAAATGCCTGGCATTTTACGCGTTGTTATTTATCTATCGACTCGTTTTTCTTCAACCATTCGGCCTGGATGCGGATCACCTTCTCGGTGGCGGAAAACGCCTGACGGCGGGTAAGAACCACGATGACGTAGCTGCTCGCCGCGATAAGAGCAATCGGCCCGATCATCCAGGCGAGCGCCGCCAGCGCGAAGTAATAGGCGCGCATGCCGCCGTTGAGCGCGGTGATGGCCAAAGTCAAAGCCTCGCTTATGGTCTCTGCGATGGCCTTGCGGTCCTCGGGGCGGACCGGCGGCATCGGGGCCGAGCCGATCAGGGCGCAGCAGTAATTGTACTGGCGCAGCGCCCAGGTGAACTTGAAGAAGCCGAAGGTGAAGACCACCACCATCAGCAGCATCTTGATCTCGAACAGCTGATGCGAGGTCTGGACGGTGAAGGACAGGTTCGACACCAGTTCCTGCGCCCGCTCCGCCGCGCCGAAGGTTCCGATCAGGCCGGCCAGCACCAGAATGTTGGTGGAGGCGAAGAAGGTGCAGCTATGCATGGTGTGGCCGACCAGCTGCGAATCCATGATGCGGTTATCGCGTTCCAGCATCCGCTCAATCCAATGGCGGCGCACGATCTTCAGATGCTGGTTCACCACGTTGCGGCCGGACAGCAGATGATCCTGGATGACGGTGAAGCCGACCCAGGAACCGACGAACCAGACGAAGGCGATGATGTCGAGCGTGGTGGCGTCGGGCGGCATGATGGCGGCATCGCGTCAGGTGGCGGACAGCCCGCACCGTGTACGCCCGCAGCGCCCGGGTGTCCATTGGAGGATGACGGGACTCATGAAGTCTGCGTCACCCCTCCCCCGGCCCGCGGCTCTGCACCGCTTTCAGCACATGGACGCGGATCGCGCTGGACAGGTTGCCGGTGCGCGTCTGGTCGATTTCCTCGATCAGGGCATTCACCGACAGGCCGCGCGCCTGGGCCACCGACTTCAGGGTGTCCCAAAACTCCTCTTCAAGGGAAACACTGGTGGGATGGCCGGCAATCAGGACCGAACGCTTCTTCATGGTCACGCACGCATCGGGTTTGCAGGATGGGGGTGGTCAGAGGAAGGCCGGAACGGCCGGGATGGTCACCCCCACCCTAACCCCAAGCTTAACGAGGACCAACCATCCGTTCGGGGCGAACCCATTGATCGAATTGCTCATCCGTCAGATGTCCAAGTTCCCGCCCTGCCTCCTTTAGACTGGTCCCTTCCTTGTGGGCCTTCTTGGCGATCTGCGCCGCCTTGTCATAGCCGATGTGCGGGTTCAGCGCGGTCACCAGCATCAGGCTGTCGGACACCAGCCGGGCGATGCGCTCGCGGTTGGCTTCGATTCCGACGACGCAATTGTCGGTGAAGCTCATCGCCGCGTCGGTCAGCAGGCGGATCGATTGCAGGACGTTGTAGGCGATCACCGGCTTGAACACGTTCAACTCGAAATGACCGGTGGCGCCGGCCACGGTGACCGTGGTGTGGTTGCCCATCACCTGGGCGCAGACCATGGTCATCGCCTCCGACTGGGTCGGGTTGACCTTGCCGGGCATGATGGAGGAACCGGGCTCGTTCTCCGGCAGCGACAGCTCGCCGATTCCCGAGCGCGGGCCGGAGCCCAGAAGCCGGATGTCGTTGGCGATCTTCATCAGCGACACCGCCAGCGTGTTCAGATGGCCGTGGACGTCGACCAGCGAGTCATGGGTCGCCAGCGCCTCGAACTTGTTCTCCGCTGTGACGAAGGGAAGGCCGGTGAAGGCCGCCACCTCGTCCGCGAATGCTTCGGCGAAGCCCGGCTGGGCGTTCAGACCGGTGCCGACGGCCGTGCCGCCCTGGGCCAGCCGGTAGAGCTGCGGCAGCGATCCCTTCACCCGGCCGATGCCATAGGACACCTGCGCCGCATAGCCGGAGAATTCCTGCCCAAGGGTGAGGGGCGTCGCGTCCTGCAGATGGGTGCGGCCGATCTTGACGATGTCCTGGAAGGCGTCGGCCTTCGCGTCCAGCGCCGTGCGCAGATGCTCCAGAGCCGGAATCAGGCCGCGGACGATCTCTTCGGCCGCCGCGATGTGCATGGCGGTGGGGAAGCTGTCGTTGGACGACTGCCCCATGTTGACGTGATCGTTGGGGTGGATCGGCGTCTTCGACCCCATGGTGCCGCCCAGCTGCTCTATGGCGCGGTTGGCGATCACCTCGTTGGCGTTCATGTTGGTCTGGGTGCCGGAGCCGGTCTGCCAGACCACCAACGGGAAGTGATCGGCCAGCCGACCATCGATCACCTCGTCGGCCGCTGCCATGATGGCCGCTCCCATCTGAGGGTCGAGAACGCCCAGCTTCATGTTGGCCGCCGCCGCCGCGCGCTTCTGGATGCCCAGCGCGCGGATCAGCGGGGCCGGCATACGCTCCCCGCCGATGCGGAAATTCTGGAGTGAACGCTGGGTCTGCGCGCCCCAGTAACGGTCGGCCGGAACTTCGATGGGGCCGAAGCTGTCGGTTTCGGTGCGGACGCCGCTCATTGCTGGACCTTTCATGATCGCCGCTTTTGGTCACGGGTGGGACGGGTTGCAATCGCCACCGCCCCGCCTGATCTTTGAGGCGATGGCCCCTTCGGCAAGGGGACGCCAAGGGCATGGCAAGCATGAGCGTGAGCGACTCGGCAGAATTCCTCGATCTTTCCCCGAATTTGTTCTTGTTACGTTCGCATTTCTTCCGTACGCTTTCTTCGTGAACCGTAAGGCCGGCGTGAAGTTGGCCATCAAAGCGAATGGGGAACGGAATGGACGATCTTGCACCGGACCATGTCCGCGCGTTCATCGCCAGGACGCGCGTCGCGGAGATGAAGAGCCGCGGCTGGCGTGTTCTCGGCCCGGGGGAGGAAGGCTCCCTCCTGATGGAAGGACCGATGCTCGCCAGTCGGGCGGCGGCGCTCGACGCGCCGATCGGCGGATTGTTCGACGATCTTGTCGCCCGTGCGCTGGAACGCGCCGACGCCCGCGACCGTATGGATGCGCGGCGCGCCGCCTGATGTCATCCACTCCGGCACGAACTTGCGTTTACCCATTGATCCGACTGTGGGTTTTCGGAACTTCCACAGTCGGAACGGAGTTGATCGAACCGGCCCGCACCCGCCCGTTCATCTGCCGACAATTTGATTAGCCGCGGAAGCATCAGCATTTTCAGTGGGTTGCGCCTATCCTATCAGGCTGCGGAGAATGCACCCTTTGGTAGTTCCTCCCTCCAATTCCCCGAGCGCTCCAAGAAACCGGACATCGTGTTGCGTGTTGTTCATCTGACACGGCACGCGACGGGACATCCGAGAGGTATCGAAAGCCGCAGGTTTCAGGCTGCTTTCCAAGCATTCGAGGTACTTCTTTGGGATAAATGCAGACCATTGCCAAAGATAGGAAGTACCCCCGAAGATACGACCTGCTGCATAGCCCTGTTAGGAAGTCCTTAACCGGCTCGATGGCTTCATAAGCGCATCGGGAACGCTCAGGCCAAGGGAGATTTACATGATCGGCGCCGTCAACTCGAAGAAGATCAACGCGTCCTCTGCGGCTCACATCGCGCTTCTCGATCAGTTCATTCGCTTGACCCAAGACACCATCGTGGAACAGGACGACGCTTTCGTTCGCGACAGCCTTGCCGATTTGCTGTCCGACCTGCGCAGCGAACGGGCCGACTATGCCGAGATCATCGGCGCGTCCGCACTGAACCGCGCCGCTTGATCCCCGGTCATTCGGGACGTTCCGTCCATCCGGACGGTCAGGCCCCCGCGTCCCCTTCCGCCGCCAGCGCCGACAGCGCGTCGCCGGTCAGCCGATAGGGAAGCCATTCCTTCATCTGGCGGAAACCAACCCGGTCGTAGAAGCCACGGGCCGGGTTCCAGTCCAGGACACTCAGATCCACACGGCGGTAGCCGCGCTCCACGGCGCGCTGGGCCACCGCGGCCAGCAGCTTGCGCCCGACGCCATGACGGCGGGCATCCGGCGTGACGTAGAGATCCTCGACATACAGGCCGGGCCGCCCTTCCCAGGTGGAAAAATTCCGAAAGGTCAGCGCGAACCCGACCGGCGCACCGTCCAGTTCCGCAATCAGCGCCTCGAACACCGGCTGTTCTCCCCAGCCGTCCCGGCGGAAATCCTCTTCCGTGGCCTTGACCGCGTCGGCCTCGCGCTCGAACTCGGCCAGTTCACGGACGAACCGCAGGATGGTGGCGCAATCCGCCTCGACGGCGGAGCGGATGGTGACGGTCGGCATCGGCGGCAGGTTTCCCGGTTGCGATAAGGAAAAGGGAGCGGACCATAGCCCGCTCCCCGTCTTTCCGCATCCCCATAGCTGCGGCTCCCTGGCCCGCGGCCGGAAGGTCGGCCGGGGAAGCTCAGTCGTCGCCGCCGCCCTTCAGGTCCAGGATGCTGCGCAGTTCCTGCACGCGCCGTTCGGCGCTGTGTTCGGACAGCACCCGCTTGCGCGCCCGCCGGCCGAGGTCTGTCAGGTGGTTGCGCGGCAGCATCATCGCGGTGGTCACGTCGTCGGTTTGCGCCGCGACCAGGATCTCCCGGCCAGGCTCGAAGAAACTGTCCAGCCCCTCCCAGTGGTCGGCGACGATGGCGGCGCCGCAGGCGGCGGCCAGGAACAGCCGGTCGGACGGGCACCAACCGATCCGGCGCTCGTCATCGCGCGCCAGCGTCAGCGCCAGACTGGCGGAAGCCAGGACATTGGCATGCTCGGCCGGGTCGAGTTCCGGGAAGGTCAGGATGTTGGAAGCGCGCGGCACCCCGTCCGGCAGGTCGGTGCCGACCAGCGCGAAGCGCCGCCGGGTCAACCGCTGCGCCGGGTCGATGAAGAATCTGCCCAACCCCTCGCGAATGCCGTCGGGGCCGTCGACGATGCAGCAGAGGTCGCCCAGATACTCCCGCTTGAAGTCGCCGGGCTTGTCGGCCTCCGGCACGATCCAGGGATAGAGCGGCACCACCGCCTCCGCACCCGCCTTGGCCCGGTAACGTTCCAGCGCCGGCCCGCCGCAGGAGGCAAGGACCATGTCGAAGCCGCCCAGCCCGTCCGCCGGCAGATGGCCCACCGTCTCCCCGGCCTCCAGCGCCGTCAGGCTGACCGGAGCCTCAGGATCGTAGAGCGCGCGGCGCACGGCCTTGGAGTTGCGGACGAGATTGGCCGCGGCGCGGGCGTCCGACCCATGCGCCAGCACCAGCGCCACCCCGGCATCGTCGGCCTGCGCCGCCGCGTCCACCGCCACGGCGTCCCAGTCGGCGTAGGACAGCACGTCGCCGCCGGGAATGGTCCAGGGGATCGCCGCGTCGGGGCCGGTGCGTTCGACCGCGACCACGCGATGGCCGCGGATCGCCAGCGCCTGGATCAGCGCTCGCCACCGCAGCATGCGGCCGCCGTCGTGGCGATACCCGTTGGTCAAGCCGAAGATCACGATTTTCATGGCGTCGGCACCTTTGGCATTCCGTGGCAGAAGGCGGGCCCCTCGTCGAAGCGGCAGCCGGTCAGTCCGGCTGATCGGGGCGGGCTCCGGACTATGCTCCGGGTACCGCTTCCCACCGCGAAAGCGGTCCCAAAGGACGAAGACCCGCCGGGCGAGGGCCGCGAAAGTGTGGATACTGAAAGTGATATGGACCGCGCCGTCCCGCGTGCAAGCGCGCCGGCGGACCGGCAGCGATGCAAACGGCGGCATAGGCCCTCGCGGCGGTGAATTGTCGGTTGAGCGACAGGGCCGGGCGTCCTAGGGTCGCTCTCCGCCCTTCCCCTCCCATTACGGCCGAGCGCATGCGACTTCCGTTCCGTCATCCCGCCCGCCTCCTTCTCGCCACCCTGCTGATGGCCGGTTGCCAGAGCACCGGCGCCACCGCCCCGGTTGCGGGCACCCCGACAGCCACCGGAGTGTCGGCGCCGTCCGCAGTCCAGGCGCAGGCCGACGTTCAGCAATCCGTCTCCTTCGCCGAATGGCTGGCGGCATTGCGCGCCGAGGCGCTGTCGCAGGGCATCCGTCCGCAGACCTTCGACCGCGCCTTCCAGCGCGTGAAGCTGTCCGACCGCGTGGTGGAACTCGATTCGTCCCAACCCGAATTCACCCGGCAAGTGTGGCAGTATTTGGACAGCGCCGTGAATGAAAAGCGCGTCCAGGACGGCCGGCGGAGGTTGCAGGAGCATGCGGCGTTGCTTTCCCGCATCACCCGCCGCACCGGCGTTCCGGGGGAAATCCTGGTCGCCTTCTGGGGCGTGGAATCCGATTTCGGCAAAACGACCGGCAACTTCTCCGTCATCGACGCCCTGACGACGCTGGCATTCGAAGGCCGCCGCGCCGCCTATTTCCGCTCGGAATTGCTGGCGGCGTTGCGGATCCTCGATTCAGGCGACATCGCGCCGGAGCGGATGACCGG from Azospirillum ramasamyi includes:
- a CDS encoding DUF599 domain-containing protein, with the protein product MPPDATTLDIIAFVWFVGSWVGFTVIQDHLLSGRNVVNQHLKIVRRHWIERMLERDNRIMDSQLVGHTMHSCTFFASTNILVLAGLIGTFGAAERAQELVSNLSFTVQTSHQLFEIKMLLMVVVFTFGFFKFTWALRQYNYCCALIGSAPMPPVRPEDRKAIAETISEALTLAITALNGGMRAYYFALAALAWMIGPIALIAASSYVIVVLTRRQAFSATEKVIRIQAEWLKKNESIDK
- a CDS encoding TIGR02444 family protein; the protein is MNPFWDFSLAVYGRPGVPALCLFLQDRRGVDVNMLLFAAWAGLECGVRLSEAELARIDSAISGWREEVVRPLRALRRRAKGEDDGFYRRMKAAELEAERVQQDRLFAAAGFMPRPGGSAESAARNMALLVPGGDPALDELAGVLAGR
- a CDS encoding ribbon-helix-helix domain-containing protein — encoded protein: MKKRSVLIAGHPTSVSLEEEFWDTLKSVAQARGLSVNALIEEIDQTRTGNLSSAIRVHVLKAVQSRGPGEG
- a CDS encoding 5-(carboxyamino)imidazole ribonucleotide synthase; this encodes MTGNQRGAALPRLAPGSTIGMLGAGQLGRMTALAAARLGYKTHVYAPDAADSPAAQVSAAATVAGWDDLDALERFARSVDVVTLEWENVPVATAEHLRRFTNLHPGPGVLSVAQDRIAEKSFVNRLGIATAPWRAANGADEVARAVAEIGPRCVLKSTRLGYDGKGQARLEAGSDPAAAWSAIGGGKPGVEGIVEGFVTFACEVSVIVARGADSAMVAYPAVENRHKDGILDVTVAPASPDRVSAATAAEADRIARRIAEALDLVGVLAVEMFVTADGAVLVNEMAPRPHNSGHWTMDACATCQFEQLVRAVCGLPLGSVERVADAEMTNLIGDDVLRWPELLAEPGARLHLYGKAEARPGRKMGHVNRLFPRR
- a CDS encoding ATP-dependent 6-phosphofructokinase, with product MTAPTKAGKRIGILTSGGDCAGLNAVIRAVVHRATGYGWQVLGIKEGTQGLLQRPVQYQTLDLSSVDGHMMRQGGTILGTTNRGDPFAYPMPDGTLKDRSDEIIGGYRELGLDALIGIGGDGSFAILHKLAQKGGFPMVGVPKTIDNDLGKTEVSVGYDTAVAVAVEALDRLQPTAASHHRVMVLEVMGRDAGHIALAAGIAGGADVILIPEIPYTIENIAAKIQEVRSSGRNFALVVVSEAVKTLEGTGVKKVLQGGEKRYGGIGDYIGEKISDATGAETRVTVLGHVQRGSMPSPRDRLIASAFGVHAVDLIAEGKFNRMVAWSNRSVIDVPITEAIEHYSCVELDGALVKTARGLNISFGD
- a CDS encoding EAL domain-containing protein — encoded protein: MTTPLAQDTVGRTTPVIGPVGNPAAGTLGPRRPQSSRDRDRFVGFAFAAADLLIETDALGNILFSAGARCRLTKGEVGGLVGTNLMEVVAPGDRKYVHVLFERIREKARIKPSRVLFQACDGQQFPALLGGCRLDSCPGSLFLTVLLTVPPRTGSAGPAMQGELLDQTGFAGILEERLLAARERGADQGLTLLLVEGLQAMVEAMPEGAAAEVRDGIDAYLRGISTDGDSAGQLGGDRYGIVHAADIDGREVQCHIAQIIEAAGGALPGGIRSWTLDMADDRLDPADAARALVYTVQAFAAAQGGEFTISSLEDGANRLMAGAVERIGQLRATIDNRDFIVVFQPIVDIATGAVHHLEALTRVDGASSPADFITFAEDVGLIYDFDLLLTRTVLDTLKEFRKEPKLPDVAINLSAKTLMSPIFLKQFQSVVAPYGDLAAKLLIEVTETVVVTDIAKLNGVLQKLREVGFRICLDDVGAGSTSFQSLYGIQADYAKIDGKFVRGAADNPRDMAMLRSMVDVCRQLGLKLIGEQVEETVHAELLTNLGVSLAQGFLFSRPSRDFAYFAKDWSRVRSGGRILLKG
- a CDS encoding YdcH family protein yields the protein MNEQEILKEKLASLRSEHRDLDDVIARLAERAPYDQLQMQRLKKRKLMLKDQITVLESRLLPDIIA
- a CDS encoding group III truncated hemoglobin gives rise to the protein MTDTVPSDDQRNEHRDIRTAMAQERMAAVGIDEASIETLVRTFYGKIMKDEVLGPIFGRAITDWEPHLRKMMDFWSSIALLTQRYDGRPMPVHISLGLEPKHFERWLGLFRETAHELFPPEGANFLIGKAENIARSFQMGIQFFTVPKKG
- the purE gene encoding 5-(carboxyamino)imidazole ribonucleotide mutase; protein product: MSAEHSPNSAVPANDIAADGVLPLVGIIMGSQSDWTTMKHAADTLAALGIPHEVRIVSAHRTPHRLVEYATTAKARGLKVVIAGAGGAAHLPGMAASMTPLPVFGVPVESHALKGMDSLLSIVQMPGGVPVGTLAIGKAGAINAALLAGSVIALMDPAVAEALDGWRARQTAAVADVPVDDPT